A DNA window from Purpureocillium takamizusanense chromosome 9, complete sequence contains the following coding sequences:
- a CDS encoding uncharacterized protein (COG:S~EggNog:ENOG503NZJG~TransMembrane:1 (n10-20c24/25o519-537i)~SECRETED:SignalP(1-24~SECRETED:cutsite=ART-VD~SECRETED:prob=0.2473)), whose protein sequence is MQDLITTLNLLAGTLFLVWITARTVDVRNGGASDRPYFESSTAYDWGAYGIRPQQIYQTFPQRSPKPNLVLQKEYCDPGFVFLNKRADHHGDAPFMIFDNGANLVWMPESQWHGISATDVTVQQYNGRNYIVFLQLDSSSNRGAERYILLDESYQVFMEVRPVGHFSGSLRGLRLTDNGSAIISYTNRTRSDMTHSSSLTEERYESTFQEIGLESGILLFQWRSASTVASINSVDKSSSGDYLVAGSFSGNNAVVCVSHKNGRILWQLGGSESSFKDTSGGVAVRFSGRHHANYLEDDKRLVILDHGATNFVRSTSNLPNSQVLEVHLDLERMIASASKAYPTTTDISSPSSIQFLHSRNTLLGFGDKASFKEVAEGDAVCEIHFAPRKMQTLHQIPGVAALTERQHYQISKYKWVGKPNTLPQVAVDPEEKALYVSWNGATTIDAWVLQSGRKGDSDTWFDLVRVPKKQFETKIPIPRHSEDILRVVALDHEWKVAAYSRTVSKHTKTTLASHRPERIPSWVVTSLSVGFFGVYAYRRFSKSRYTRRSEFVTEKGARP, encoded by the exons ATGCAAGACTTGATAACGACTCTGAATCTGCTTGCGGGTACCTTGTTCCTGGTCTGGATAACGGCTCGGACAGTCGACGtccgcaacggcggcgcatcAGACAGACCGTATTTCGAATCCTCCACGGCCTACGACTGGGGGGCATACGGGATCCGTCCGCAACAGATTTATCAAACCTTCCCACAACggtcgccgaagccgaacCTTGTGCTGCAAAAAGAGTATTGCGATCCTggcttcgtcttcctcaacAAGCGAGCTGATCATCACGGAGACGCCCCTTTTATGATTTTCGATAATGGTGCCAACTTGGTTTGGATGCCTGAAAGCCAATGGCACGGCATCAGTGCTACAGATGTCACGGTACAGCAGTACAATGGGCGTAACTACATCGTATTTTTGCAGCTAGATTCCTCTTCAAATCGTGGCGCTGAGCGCTACATTCTG TTAGACGAGTCGTATCAGGTCTTCATGGAAGTTCGGCCCGTGGGACACTTCTCTGGCTCGCTGCGGGGACTTCGACTCACCGACAATGGCAGCGCCATCATCAGCTATACGAACCGTACCAGAAGCGACATGACTCACAGTTCCTCTTTGACAGAGGAAAGATATGAGAGTACCTTCCAAGAAATAGGTCTCGAGTCCGGAATACTGCTTTTCCAATGGCGTTCAGCGTCCACTGTGGCGTCTATCAACAGTGTCGAtaagagcagcagcggagaCTATCTGGTAGCAGGATCGTTCTCCGGAAATAACGCGGTCGTTTGCGTCAGCCACAAGAACGGGCGTATCCTTTGGCAACTCGGTGGCTCTGAAAGTAGTTTCAAAGACACATcgggcggcgttgccgtTCGGTTTTCCGGAAGACACCATGCAAATTATCTCGAAGACGACAAAAGACTCGTCATCCTTGATCACGGGGCGACTAATTTCGTGAGGTCCACTAGCAACCTGCCTAACTCTCAAGTCCTGGAGGTTCACCTTGATCTGGAGCGAATGATCGCCTCAGCAAGCAAGGCTTACCCGACCACAACGGACATATCAAGCCCTTCGTCCATCCAGTTTCTACATAGTAGGAATACTCTACTTGGCTTTGGCGACAAAGCCTCTTTCAAAGAAGTGGCGGAGGGCGATGCTGTCTGCGAGATCCATTTTGCCCCCCGCAAGATGCAAACGTTGCATCAGATTCCTGGTGTGGCAGCTCTCACTGAGAGACAACACTACCAAATTTCCAAGTATAAATGGGTCGGCAAGCCAAACACTCTACCTCAAGTCGCGGTTGATCCCGAAGAAAAGGCACTTTATGTAAGTTGGAATGGCGCCACGACCATTGACGCCTGGGTCCTCCAAAGCGGACGCAAAGGAGACAGCGACACTTGGTTCGACCTTGTTCGGGTGCCAAAGAAACAATTTGAGACCAAGATTCCTATTCCCCGCCACTCGGAAGATATCCTTCGCGTCGTGGCGCTGGACCACGAATGGAAAGTAGCAGCATACTCCAGGACTGTGTCGAAGCATACAAAGACTACTCTGGCATCTCACAGACCCGAACGAATTCCCTCATGGGTGGTCACAAGTTTGAGTGTGGGGTTTTTTGGCGTCTACGCCTACAGGAGATTTAGCAAGTCGAGGTATACGCGCCGTTCAGAGTTTGTAACTGAGAAGGGCGCGCGTCCATAG
- a CDS encoding uncharacterized protein (COG:G~SECRETED:SignalP(1-27~SECRETED:cutsite=CMA-QP~SECRETED:prob=0.7266)~EggNog:ENOG503NZK9), which translates to MMKGTIFFTTALASMPWLLALAPACMAQPVDASSSANVVEPTSPPANSTAPAPTLLSWIEQPSDVELEKNGCYDMANEETCGTLFYCLSYDATLEMPNDKKYTDDKACFDAHEEYPQHKAMPANA; encoded by the coding sequence ATGATGAAGGGCAccatcttcttcaccacCGCCTTGGCTTCGATGCCTTGGCTCCTGGCGCTCGCACCAGCTTGCATGGCTCAACCCGTCgatgcatcatcatcggccaACGTTGTCGAGCCGACTAGTCCGCCAGCCAACTCTACCGCTCCGGCGCCCACGCTACTGTCATGGATTGAACAGCCTTCTGACGTTGAGCTGGAGAAGAATGGATGTTATGACATGGCCAACGAGGAGACATGTGGCACGCTGTTCTACTGCCTCTCTTACGATGCCACATTGGAGATGCCGAATGATAAGAAATACACAGACGACAAGGCATGCTTCGACGCGCATGAAGAATATCCGCAGCATAAGGCTATGCCAGCCAATGCCTGA
- the SAC1 gene encoding Phosphoinositide phosphatase sac1 (EggNog:ENOG503NUMD~TransMembrane:2 (o595-616i628-647o)~COG:I) has translation MPPFAASKLPYRDINIKVTNDAYTFTSPSSPDAPALLIDRPTGDVRLADAALQAGKRASRVSSVAGILGIIQLRLDKYVIVISKAQPMGRLKGHMVYKVIATEVLPMRERQIHDPDEDTFIGLLKTFLQNGPMYFSYSIDLTNSFQRQSQADNASPLWMRTDDRFFFNKYLQTDLIEFRRRGSRNQPGTQTGIDPYILPCIFGMLEIKPTRFKNTPLTLILISRRSRYRGGTRYFTRGVDEDGHVANYNETEQVVILNDSSSGLGGFAGSTDMQSGKFGASAGQEMQIMSYVQTRGSVPTYWSEINSLRYVPKLQVRSTEAATPAAVKHFDEQIRIYGDNYLINLVNQKGRECRVKESYEKMVEALVSGPRERHEADRLTDEKFTTIQPGSKQQQFDRLHYIYFDYHAETKGMKMHKAYALVDKLQEALATQGYFRGVDTPANVDGRIDVRSLQTSVMRTNCMDCLDRTNVVQSIFGRHVLDRIFEQAGLMTPGSSFRDEDQAFEHIFRNIWADNADIVSSSYSGTGAMKTDVTRTGKRTKVGALQDARIGITRYYLNNFRDGPRQDSFDLFLGAYQPGETNIGTNLVFIDRRPLMIQSIPYVLAFSVFIVLVGILTKRDPDARVLPMRIFILFWSAVAAYCFYFIWTHGMLYVNWPRLNPRHFAVDGYTEHFSKARKDAVIGPFVTRHERGLSTARYLNAEEGKKRIE, from the exons ATGCCGCCCTTTGCCGCATCCAAGCTCCCTTACCGGGACATCAACATCAAGGTCACCAACGATGCCTACACCTTCacctcgccttcgtcgcccgATGCGCCCGCGCTTCTCATCGATAGACCTACCGGCGACGTCCGTCTAGCAGACGCTGCCCTCCAGGCGGGCAAGCGCGCCTCTCGCGTCTCGAGCGTTGCTGGCATCCTGGGCATCATCCAGCTGCGCCTAG ACAAGTATGTCATAGTCATTAGCAAGGCCCAGCCCATGGGCCGCCTCAAGGGCCACATGGTGTACAAGGTTATCGCAACTGAGGTCCTCCCCATGCGCGAGCGCCAGATTCACGACCCCGACGAGGACACCTTCATCGGCCTCCTCAAGACATTCTTGCAGAACGGGCCCATGTACTTTTCCTACTCGATCGATCTCACCAACTCCTTCCAGCGCCAATCGCAAGCCGACAACGCCAGTCCGTTGTGGATGAGAACAGACGAtcgcttcttcttcaacaAGTATCTGCAGACGGACCTCATAGAGTTCCGCAGACGAGGCTCTAGGAACCAACCCGGCACGCAAACCGGGATCGACCCATACATCCTGCCATGCATATTCGGCATGCTCGAGATCAAGCCCACGCGCTTCAAGAATACACCCTTGACGCTCATCCTCATCTCCCGCAGATCTCGCTACCGCGGCGGTACGAGATACTTTACACGTGGTGTTGATGAAGACGGTCATGTCGCAAACTACAATGAGACAGAACAGGTCGTGATCCTCAACGATAGTAGCAGCGGCCTAGGTGGCTTCGCTGGCAGCACCGATATGCAGAGCGGCAAGTTTGGCGCCTCGGCTGGTCAGGAGATGCAGATCATGTCCTACGTCCAGACCCGAGGAAGCGTCCCGACCTACTGGTCCGAGATCAACAGTTTGCGCTACGTCCCCAAGCTGCAGGTTCGCAGCACCGAGGCTGCCACTCCTGCGGCCGTGAAGCACTTTGATGAGCAAATCCGTATCTACGGCGACAACTACCTCATCAACCTTGTCAACCAGAAAGGCCGCGAGTGCAGAGTCAAGGAATCGTATGAGAAGATGGTGGAGGCTCTGGTCTCGGGCCCAAGGGAGCGCCATGAAGCCGATCGGCTGACCGACGAAAAGTTCACCACGATCCAGCCCGGGTCGAAGCAGCAACAATTTGACCGTCTGCACTACATTTACTTTGACTACCATGCCGAAACCAAGGGCATGAAAATGCACAAGGCATACGCTCTCGTTGATAAGCTTCaggaggcgctcgccacCCAGGGCTACTTCCGAGGTgtcgacacgcccgccaaTGTTGACGGACGGATTGATGTCCGCAGCCTGCAAACCAGCGTCATGCGCACCAACTGCATGGACTGCCTCGATCGGACTAATGTCGTTCAAAGTATCTTTGGCCGGCATGTATTAGATCGCATCTTCGAGCAGGCTGGCCTCATGACCCCCGGCTCCTCGTTCCGCGATGAGGACCAGGCGTTTGAGCACATCTTCCGCAACATATGGGCTGACAACGCCGATATCGTCTCTTCCTCGTACTCGGGCACCGGCGCCATGAAGACAGACGTCACCCGCACAGGAAAGCGCACAAAGGTCGGCGCTTTGCAAGACGCCCGAATCGGCATCACACGCTACTACCTCAACAACTTTAGGGACGGTCCGCGTCAGGACTCGTTTGACCTGTTTCTGGGAGCCTACCAGCCGGGAGAGACTAACATCGGCACGAACCTCGTCTTCATTGACAGGCGCCCGTTGATGATCCAGTCCATCCCCTACGTTCTGGCGTTCAGCGTCTTTATCGTTCTCGTCGGCATCTTGACCAAACGCGATCCGGACGCGAGGGTCCTCCCCATGCGCATCTTTATCCTCTTCTGGAGCGCTGTGGCTGCGTACTGCTTCTACTTTATCTGGACCCATGGCATGCTCTAT GTTAACTGGCCGCGACTCAACCCTCGCCACTTTGCCGTAGATGGCTACACGGAGCACTTCTCCAAGGCCCGCAAAGACGCTGTCATTGGGCCGTTTGTGACGCGGCATGAAAGAGGACTCAGCACTGCGCGCTACCTTAATGCTGAGGAAGGCAAAAAGAGGATTGAATAG
- a CDS encoding uncharacterized protein (SECRETED:SignalP(1-22~SECRETED:cutsite=SQG-RP~SECRETED:prob=0.6554)~COG:G~EggNog:ENOG503NWV2) gives MIPITAIIRVATLAVLFGLSQGRPSPAGIITLSGGLVYRSSAPPSTFDYNTDKPGPKNWVGLYRASGGGPDDQKHVEDSLAWAYAPDSQGSVRLSTSSLPSGKYKAYFLADDGYKWLADPIEATLVAGQGSLSIVEQEQPFTFKYSTDRPKPKNWIGVYHARGGGPDNQEQGPASLAWDWAPDGEGTLHIPVSKLQPGDYKAYFLEDNGYKWLANPIEIFLPGKGPIKFIVDKFKTANAQHGEPFKASIRGLLANPPDAKTKFSILKASSSASWVSLSTDGTLSGTPSASSTGNAEVTIEAAASDGSKAQLTVTIPIVDSGSLLVSRLRVLSFNLWFGGTQVNDYHNKQVRFLSETDVDLVGLQESTGGHAIRLAQALGWDYWQGNDVGIISRYPIAEVYTPTSNAGAVRVQLGRDKDIIIWNAHLGYTPYGPYDFCFDKMEKEIVLNREAQSGRTGQMHEITDRMKEQLTRADKVPVLLTGDFNAPSHLDWTDAAKDLHCGIGSVKWPTSMYPQMAGLVDSYRAVHENPIEQPGITWSPIYLTNEGRSEPKDRIDFIFHKGLRVLSSETVVVGSPKPEPDHQDNEWTSDHAAVMTDFEITR, from the coding sequence ATGATACCTATCACAGCCATCATCAGGGTGGCCACTTTGGCCGTCCTGTTCGGTTTGAGTCAAGGTCGCCCGAGCCCCGCTGGCATCATCACCTTGTCGGGTGGCCTTGTCTATCGCTCCAGCGCTCCGCCATCCACCTTTGACTATAACACGGATAAACCAGGTCCAAAGAACTGGGTCGGTCTCTATCGAGCTTCTGGTGGCGGCCCAGACGACCAGAAGCACGTCGAAGACTCCTTAGCATGGGCCTATGCTCCAGACAGTCAGGGTTCCGTGCGGCTCTCCACATCGTCGCTACCGTCTGGCAAATACAAGGCGTATTTTCTCGCAGATGACGGCTACAAGTGGCTCGCAGACCCCATCGAGGCTACTCTGGTAGCTGGTCAAGGCTCTTTATCTATTGTTGAGCAAGAGCAACCCTTCACCTTTAAATACTCAACCGATCGACCAAAGCCCAAAAATTGGATTGGAGTCTATCACGCCCGCGGAGGTGGTCCCGACAACCAAGAGCAGGGGCCTGCTTCACTGGCGTGGGACTGGGCGCCTGACGGCGAGGGAACGCTCCATATTCCAGTATCGAAGCTACAGCCTGGCGACTACAAAGCCTATTTTCTCGAGGACAATGGGTACAAGTGGCTCGCTAATCCGATTGAGATCTTTCTCCCCGGAAAGGGCCCCATCAAGTTCATCGTCGATAAGTTCAAGACGGCCAACGCCCAGCATGGTGAGCCGTTCAAGGCCAGCATACGCGGCCTTCTCGCCAACCCACCGGATGCCAAGACCAAGTTCAGCATATTGAAAGCCTCATCAAGCGCTAGTTGGGTTTCCCTATCGACTGATGGAACGCTGTCGGGGACTCCGAGTGCGTCGTCCACGGGCAATGCAGAGGTGACAATCGAGGCTGCCGCGTCCGATGGGTCCAAAGCTCAGTTGACCGTCACGATTCCGATTGTTGACTCGGGGTCTCTCCTTGTCAGCCGCTTGAGGGTCCTGTCGTTCAACTTGTGGTTCGGAGGCACACAGGTCAATGACTACCACAACAAACAAGTCCGCTTTCTGAGCGAGACTGACgtggacctcgtcggcctgcaaGAGAGCACAGGTGGCCATGCGATACGGCTCGCGCAGGCACTGGGGTGGGACTACTGGCAGGGAAACGACGTCGGCATCATTTCTCGGTATCCCATTGCTGAGGTGTATACGCCGACGTCGAACGCGGGCGCGGTCCGAGTCCAACTGGGCCGCGACAAGGACATCATCATATGGAATGCGCACCTGGGGTACACGCCGTACGGGCCGTACGACTTTTGCTTCGACAAGATGGAAAAAGAGATCGTCTTGAACCGAGAGGCTCAGTCTGGTCGCACTGGCCAGATGCACGAGATCACAGACCGCATGAAGGAGCAGCTCACGCGAGCCGACAAGGTCCCCGTGCTTCTCACCGGAGACTTCAACGCGCCTTCTCACCTGGATTGGAcagacgccgccaaggaTCTCCATTGCGGCATAGGGTCTGTCAAGTGGCCGACATCGATGTATCCCCAGATGGCTGGACTGGTGGATTCATATCGAGCAGTGCACGAGAACCCGATAGAGCAGCCCGGCATCACCTGGTCCCCCATCTACCTGACGAACGAAGGCCGGTCCGAGCCGAAGGATCGCATCGACTTCATATTTCACAAGGGCCTACGGGTACTGAGCTCAGAGACGGTTGTCGTAGGGAGCCCAAAGCCCGAGCCGGACCACCAAGACAACGAGTGGACGTCGGACCACGCGGCGGTCATGACGGACTTTGAGATTACCAGGTAG
- a CDS encoding uncharacterized protein (EggNog:ENOG503P5P9~SECRETED:SignalP(1-19~SECRETED:cutsite=GLA-TP~SECRETED:prob=0.5774)): MKLLNILLMTALQVSCGLATPVDAASEQCGALGVMEVDTSKIPDGVDRGDIRKCAEHPVAGSPNPLSKRDCWYGKSSGCSKGYCWKTCGGTGQWCWTAFNDGYGNWIGCQNDGQCNTNQACGIGNCKTCGCSC; encoded by the coding sequence ATGAAGCTCCTCAACATCCTCCTCATGACGGCGCTCCAAGTCAGCTGCGGACTGGCTACTCCCGTCGACGCTGCCTCCGAGCAGTGCGGTGCCTTGGGCGTCATGGAGGTTGACACCTCCAAGATCCCTGATGGTGTTGACCGTGGAGACATCCGCAAGTGTGCCGAGCACCCCGTTGCGGGATCTCCGAACCCCCTCTCCAAGCGCGACTGCTGGTACGGCAAGAGCTCTGGCTGCTCCAAGGGCTACTGCTGGAAGACGTGCGGTGGCACGGGACAGTGGTGCTGGACTGCTTTCAACGACGGATACGGCAACTGGATCGGGTGCCAAAACGACGGCCAGTGCAACACCAACCAGGCTTGTGGCATCGGAAACTGCAAGACCTGCGGATGCAGCTGCTAA
- a CDS encoding uncharacterized protein (COG:S~EggNog:ENOG503P2AC), whose product MEALVAFGLACNVMQVINFAHEAVKVGKTIYETGSLDPDLAATTGSLTNSFEDLKTALEKAPKPLSKDDRELLDIAQTSLDTATALKAELDKIAELLPEGKAAAAFRAWLRAALGGKRRVEKLDKFMRSHQAVLETRLLVRLCTKADAILLQNDEHFSGLGTALQGFVQARARDQTSLDKLIRDESTSVKAHVSSQAAQLQRSTAQNIASESSRIREQIDSRLERMILVKSTKEEQQNLCDCLRYQDMNERRNLIKRPHEDTFEWIFRSDSHHSEATPFETPERRWDDFETWLSAQGNRPYWIRGKAGSGKSTLMKFLCENPQTRVILGDSQQAKIVISDFLWAFGQPLQKNIKGILCSLLHQLLLEVTGQAKSSKPSFSMHYRLSHVTYAFFSTTVRHRRRKIQDLTWLDIKKYTNDTLQNLFVNDDESLFDFTSSVCKKANGVFLWVFLALKSIRTGITNDDDINELERRLESLPNELHQLYQHMWQRLNETLDYVT is encoded by the exons ATGGAGGCTCTCGTAGCTTTTGGACTGGCATGCAATGTCATGCAGGTCATCAATTTCGCACACGAGGCAGTCAAGGTTGGAAAAACGATATACGAGACGGGAAGCCTCGATCCCGATCTGGCCGCTACCACCGGGAGCCTTACAAATAGCTTCGAGGACTTGAAGACGGCGCTGGAGAAGGCCCCAAAACCCTTGAGCAAAGACGACCGAGAGTTGCTCGACATTGCACAAACGAGTTTAGATACAGCAACTGCTCTGAAAGCAGAGCTGGACAAGATTGCCGAATTGTTGCCCGAGGGTAAGGCCGCAGCCGCATTTCGGGCATGGCTGAGGGCGGCATTGGGCGGCAAAAGAAGGGTCGAGAAATTGGATAAATTCATGCGCTCGCATCAAGCTGTCCTCGAGACCAGACTCCTTGTTAGGCTTTG TACTAAAGCTGATGCCATACTACTCCAGAATGATGAGCATTTCAGCGGTCTGGGCACAGCCCTGCAGGGTTTTGTACAGGCTCGTGCGCGTGATCAGACGTCTCTAGACAAACTCATCAGGGACGAGTCAACTTCAGTGAAGGCACATGTCAGCAGCCAGGCCGCACAGCTGCAACGCTCAACGGCGCAAAATATTGCTTCTGAGTCGTCGAGAATCCGAGAACAGATCGATTCCCGCTTGGAGAGAATGATACTCGTGAAAAGCACCAAGGAAGAGCAGCAAAATTTGTGTGACTGTTTGCGATACCAGGATATGAACGAACGCAGAAATCTCATCAAGAGACCGCATGAAGACACCTTTGAATGGATATTCCGCTCGGACAGCCATCACTCAGAAGCG ACTCCGTTCGAGACTCCGGAGAGACGCTGGGATGACTTCGAAACCTGGCTATCTGCCCAAGGAAATCGGCCATACTGGATTCGTGGCAAGGCTGGTTCCGGAAAAAGCACGCTCATGAAATTTCTGTGTGAAAATCCACAAACGAGGGTGATCTTAGGTGATTCACAGCAAGCAAAAATCGTTATCTCCGACTTCCTCTGGGCGTTTGGACAACCTCTTCAGAAGAATATCAAAGGCATCCTTTGCTCTCTGCTTCATCAACTGCTGCTCGAGG TGACTGGTCAAGCGAAGAGCTCGAAGCCATCCTTTTCTATGCATTATCGGCTCAGTCACGTCACGTATGCATTTTTCTCGACG ACTGTGCGCCATCGCAGACGTAAAA TTCAGGACTTGACTTGGCTCGATATTAAGAAGTACACCAACGACACGCTTCAGAATCTAttcgtcaacgacgacgaatcTCTCTTCGACTTTACCTCGTCGGTCTGCAAGAAGGCTAATGGGGTTTTCCTATGGGTGTTCCTGGCACTCAAGAGCATACGGACTGGGATTACTAATGATGATGATATAAACGAACTGGAACGTCGCCTGGAGTCGCTACCAAACGAACTGCATCAGCTGTATCAGCATATGTGGCAGCGCCTGAACGAAA CTTTGGACTACGTCACCTGA